The Procambarus clarkii isolate CNS0578487 chromosome 57, FALCON_Pclarkii_2.0, whole genome shotgun sequence genome has a segment encoding these proteins:
- the LOC138353406 gene encoding serine-aspartate repeat-containing protein I-like produces the protein MAGGDVMAGGDVMAGDYIMAGGDAISGGDAVAGDDAMAGGDAMAGGNAIAGDDAMAVGDVIAGGGAIAGGDAMTDNVPVVCRAGDDTMADSDALASGDAMAGVTPLLVVTLLLVVTPWRVMMQWLVVTPLLVVTLWPVVMPWMVVTPWLVVTMAGGDAMAIGDAMAGDNAIAGGDTMASGEAMAGGDAMAGGDAMAGGDAIAGDDAMAGDDAVAVGDDIVGGDAMAGGDIIAGGDAMVGSDAIAAMAGDDAMAGGDAIAGRDAIAGVDAMTGSVAMAGDDAMAVGDTMAGCVAMAGGVAMAGGVAMAGDDAMDGDDAMAGGDAVAVDDAMAYSDVKAGGDAITGGNAIAGDDAMAGGDTMAGDDAMAGSDAMAGSDKFASDDAMVDDDAMAGGDATAGTDAIAGVDDMTGSDAIAGDDAMAGDYAMADGVAMAGGVAMAGGVSIAGDYAMDGDDAIAGGDAVAVDDAMAYSDVKAGGDAIAGGDAIAGDDAMAGGDAMAGDDAMAGSDAMAGDDAICGGDAMAGSDAIAGGDAISGGDAMAGDDAIAGGDAMVGSDAMAGDDAIAGGDALTGDYIIAGGDAIDRGDVMAGGDAMAGGEAMACGDAMAGGDSMAGGDAIAGGGAIAVVTP, from the exons atggctggtggtgatgtcatggctggtggtgacgtcatGGCTGGTGATTAcatcatggctggtggtgacgccatttctggtggtgacgctgtggccggtgatgatgccatggctggtggtgacgccatggcaggTGGTAATGCCATAGCTGGTGATGATGCAATGGCTGTTGGTGATGTCATTGCTGGTGGGGGCGctattgctggtggtgatgccatgactG ataatgttccagtggtctgtcgggctggTGATGATACAATGGCTGATAGTGACGCCTTGGctagtggtgatgccatggctggtgtgacgccattgctggtggtgacgctattgctggtggtgacaccatggcgGGTGATgatgcaatggctggtggtgacgccattgctCGTGGTGACACTATGgccggtggtgatgccatggatggtggtgacaccatggctggttgtgactatggctggtggtgatgccatggctattggtgatgccatggctggtgataacgccattgctggtggtgacaccatggctAGTGGTgaagccatggctggtggtgatgccatggctggtggtgatgccatggctggtggtgatgccattgctggtgatgacgccatggctggtgatgatgcAGTGGCTGTTGGTGACGACATtgttggtggtgacgccatggctggtggtgatatcattgctggtggtgacgcaatgGTTGGTagtgacgccattgctg ccaTGGCGGGTGATgatgcaatggctggtggtgatgccattgcTGGTAGGGACGctattgctggtgttgacgccaTGACTGGTAGtgtcgccatggctggtgatgatgcAATGGCTGTTGGTGACACTATGGCTGGTTGtgtcgccatggctggtggtgtcgccatggctggtggtgtcgCCATGGCGGGTGATGATGCCATGgatggtgatgacgccatggctggtggtgacgccgttGCTGTCGATGATGCAATGGCTTATAGTGACGTgaaggctggtggtgacgccattacTGGTGGTAACGCCATTGCTGGtgatgatgccatggctggtggtgatacaatggctggtgatgacgctaTGGCTGgtagtgatgccatggctggtagtGACAAATTTGCTAGTGATGACGCCATGGTGGATGATgatgcaatggctggtggtgatgccactgCTGGTACGGACGctattgctggtgttgatgacATGACTGGTAGTGACGCAattgctggtgatgacgccatggctggtgattacGCAATGGCTGATGGtgtcgccatggctggtggtgtcgccatggctggtggtgtctCCATAGCGGGTGATTACGCCATGGATGGGGATGACGCCATAGCTGGTGGTGACGCCGTTGCTGTCGATGATGCAATGGCTTATAGTGACGTgaaggctggtggtgacgccattgctggtggtgacgccattgctggtgatgatgccatggctggtggtgatgcaatggctggtgatgacgctaTGGCTGggagtgatgccatggctggtgatgacgccatttgtggtggtgacgccatggctggtagcGACGCaattgctggtggtgatgccatttctggtggtgacgccatggctggtgatgatgcCATTGCTGGGGGTGACGCCATGGTTGGTAGTGATGCCATGGCAGGTGatgacgccattgctggtggtgacgcattGACTGGTGATTACATCatcgctggtggtgacgccattgatCGTGGTGACGTTATGgccggtggtgatgccatggctggtggtgaagcCATGGcttgtggtgacgccatggctggtggtgattccatggctggtggtgatgccattgcTGGTGGGGGCGCTATTGCTGTAGTGACGCCATGA
- the LOC138353407 gene encoding uncharacterized protein: protein MTGSDVIAFDDAMARDDAMADSDAMSDGDAIAGGDATACGDAMAGGDAMAGGDAITGGDAITGDDAMAGGDVIAGGDDLAGNDAIAGDDTMVGDDAMAERDAMAGGDAIAGDDPMAGE from the coding sequence ATGACTGGTAGTGACGTCATTGCTTTTGATGACGCTATGGCTCGTGATGATGCAATGGCTGATAGTGACGCCATGTCTGAtggtgacgccattgctggtggtgacgcaacagcttgtggtgatgccatggctggtggtgacgccatggctggtggtgatgccataacTGGTGGTGACGCTATtactggtgatgacgccatggctggtggtgatgtcattgctggtggtgacgactTGGCTGGTAAtgacgccattgctggtgatgacaccatggtgggtgatgatGCAATGGCTGAAagagacgccatggctggtggtgacgccattgctggtgatGACCCCATGGCTggtgagtga
- the LOC138353408 gene encoding mRNA decay activator protein ZFP36L3-like, producing the protein MAGGDAIVGGDAMAGVDAMASGDAMAGDDAMAGSDPMAGGDAMTVGDRIAVGDAMAGGGDVMTGGDAMAGGHAIPGGDAMACGDAMAGGDAMAGDDAMAGGDAIAGGGAIAVVTP; encoded by the exons atggctggtggtgacgccattgttggtggtgatgccatggctggtgttgATGCCATGGctagtggtgatgccatggctggtgatgacgccatggctggtagtgaccccatggctggtggtgatgccatgacaGTTGGTGACAGAATAGCtgttggtgacgccatggctggtg GTGGTGACGTTATGaccggtggtgatgccatggctggtggtcacGCCAttcctggtggtgacgccatggcttgtggtgacgccatggctggtggtgatgccatggctggtgatgatgcaatggctggtggtgatgccattgcTGGTGGGGGCGCTATTGCTGTGGTGACGCCATGA
- the LOC138353409 gene encoding mRNA decay activator protein ZFP36L3-like codes for MTGSDVIAFDDAMARDGAMADSDAMSGADAIAGDDAIAGGDATACGDTMAGGDVMAGGDAITGYDAIAGDDAMAGGDVIASGDALAGNDVIAGDDAMAGGDAIAGDDPMAGD; via the coding sequence ATGACTGGTAGTGACGTCATTGCTTTTGATGACGCTATGGCTCGTGATGGTGCAATGGCTGATAGTGACGCCATGTCTGGTGCtgacgccattgctggtgatgacgccattgctggtggtgacgcaacAGCTTGTGGTgataccatggctggtggtgacgttatggctggtggtgatgccattacTGGTTATGATGCTattgctggtgatgacgccatggctggtggtgatgtcatTGCTAGTGGTGACGCCTTAGCTGGTAATGACGTCattgctggtgatgacgccatggctggtggtgacgccattgctggtgatGACCCCATGGCTGGCGATTGA
- the LOC138353410 gene encoding mRNA decay activator protein ZFP36L3-like, which translates to MAGVDAMAGGDAIVGGDAMAGVDTMAVGDAMAGGDAMAGGDTIAGGDAMAGGNTITGVAAIAVDDAMAGGGALDGIDAIAGGDAISVSDAIAGGDAMTGDHIMASGDAITGGDVMTGGDAMAGGHAIAGDDAMARSDAMGGDDAMAGGDAMAGDDAMAGSDAMAGDDAICGGDAMAGSDAIAGGDAISGGDAMAGDDANAGGDAMVGSDAMAGDDAIAGGDALTGDYIIAGGDAIDRGDVMAGGDAMAGGEAMACGDAMAGGDSMAGGDAIAGGGAIAVVTP; encoded by the coding sequence atggctggtgttgatgccatggctggtggtgacgccattgttggtggtgatgccatggctggtgttgATACCATGGCtgttggtgacgccatggctggtggtgacgccatggctggtggtgacaccatagctggcggtgatgccatggctggtggtaacACAATTACTGGTGTTGCCGCCATTGCTgttgatgacgccatggctggtggtggcgccTTGGATGGTATTGACGcaattgctggtggtgacgccatttcGGTTagtgacgccattgctggtggtgacgccatgactGGTGATCACATCATGGCTAGTGGTGACGCAATTACAGGTGGTGACGTTATGaccggtggtgatgccatggctggtggtcacgccattgctggtgatgacgccatggctcgTAGTGATGCCATGGGTGGtgatgatgccatggctggtggtgatgcaatggctggtgatgacgctaTGGCTGggagtgatgccatggctggtgatgacgccatttgtggtggtgacgccatggctggtagcGACGCaattgctggtggtgatgccatttctggtggtgacgccatggctggtgatgatgcCAATGCTGGGGGTGACGCCATGGTTGGTAGTGATGCCATGGCAGGTGatgacgccattgctggtggtgacgcattGACTGGTGATTACATCatcgctggtggtgacgccattgatCGTGGTGACGTTATGgccggtggtgatgccatggctggtggtgaagcCATGGcttgtggtgacgccatggctggtggtgattccatggctggtggtgatgccattgcTGGTGGGGGCGCTATTGCTGTAGTGACGCCATGA
- the LOC138353411 gene encoding uncharacterized protein: protein MTGSDVIAFDDAMARDDAMADRDAMSDGDAIAGGDATACGDAMAGGDAMAGGDAITGGDAITGDDAMAGGDVIAGGDDLAGNDAIAGDDTMVGDDAMAERDAMAGGDAIAGDDPMAGE from the coding sequence ATGACTGGTAGTGACGTCATTGCTTTTGATGACGCTATGGCTCGTGATGATGCAATGGCTGATCGTGACGCCATGTCTGAtggtgacgccattgctggtggtgacgcaacAGCTtgcggtgatgccatggctggtggtgacgccatggctggtggtgatgccataacTGGTGGTGACGCTATtactggtgatgacgccatggctggtggtgatgtcattgctggtggtgacgactTGGCTGGTAAtgacgccattgctggtgatgacaccatggtgggtgatgatGCAATGGCTGAAagagacgccatggctggtggtgacgccattgctggtgatGACCCCATGGCTggtgagtga
- the LOC138353412 gene encoding mRNA decay activator protein ZFP36L3-like produces MAGDDAMSDSDAMAGGDAIVGGDAMAGVDAMASGDAMAGDDAMAGSDPMAGGDAMTVGDRIAVGVAMAGGGDVMTGGDAMAGGHAIPGGDAMACGDAMAGGDAMAGDDAMAGGDAIAGGGAIAVVTP; encoded by the exons atggctggtgatgacgctaTGTCTGATAGTGACgcgatggctggtggtgacgccattgttggtggtgatgccatggctggtgttgATGCCATGGctagtggtgatgccatggctggtgatgacgccatggctggtagtgaccccatggctggtggtgatgccatgacaGTTGGTGACAGAATAGCTGTTGGtgtcgccatggctggtg GTGGTGACGTTATGaccggtggtgatgccatggctggtggtcacGCCAttcctggtggtgacgccatggcttgtggtgacgccatggctggtggtgatgccatggctggtgatgatgcaatggctggtggtgatgccattgcTGGTGGGGGCGCTATTGCTGTGGTGACGCCATGA
- the LOC138353414 gene encoding serine-aspartate repeat-containing protein I-like, which translates to MAGVDAMAGGDAIVGGDAMAGVDAMAVGDAIAGGDAMAGGDTMAGGDAMAGGNTIAGVAAIAVDDAMAGGGALDGIDAIAGGDAISVSDAIAGGDAMTGDHIMASGDAITGGDVMTGGYAMAGGHAIAGDDAMARSDAMGGDDAMAGGDAVAGGGAIAGGDVIAGDDAMADCYAMAGGVTIAGDDPVAGSDAIACGDAITGGDAMAGGDTMAGGDAIAGDDAMACDDAMAFGDVIAGGDAMAGGDVIAGGDAMAGSDAIAGDNALADDDTMAERDAMAGSDAIPGDDAMASGDAIGGDDVIAGGDVTAVDDAMASGDAMAGDDAMSDSDAMAGGDVIVGGDAMAGGDAMAGVDAMAGGDAMAGGDAMTGGDAMAGDDAMAGGDAISGGDAIAGGDAMACDDAMAGSDTMAVGDAIASGDAMAGGDAMAGGDAMAGGTPLPVMHWLVVTQLLVVTPLLLMTPWLVVTP; encoded by the coding sequence atggctggtgttgatgccatggctggtggtgacgccattgttggtggtgatgccatggctggtgttgATGCCATGGCTGTTGGTGACGCCatagctggtggtgacgccatggctggtggtgacaccatggctggcggtgatgccatggctggtggtaacACAATTGCTGGTGTTGCCGCCATTGCTgttgatgacgccatggctggtggtggcgccTTGGATGGTATTGACGcaattgctggtggtgacgccatttcGGTTagtgacgccattgctggtggtgacgccatgactGGTGATCACATCATGGCTAGTGGTGACGCAATTACAGGTGGTGACGTTATGACCGGTGgttatgccatggctggtggtcacgccattgctggtgatgacgccatggctcgTAGTGATGCCATGGGTGGTGATgatgcaatggctggtggtgatgccgttGCTGGTGGGGGCGCtattgctggtggtgatgtcaTAGCTGGTGATGATGCAATGGCTGATTGTTACGCCATGGCAGGTGGTGTCACCATAGCTGGTGATGACCCCGTTGCTGGTAGTGACGCCATAGCTTGTGGTGATGCCAtaactggtggtgacgccatggctggtggtgataccatggctggtggtgacgccattgctggtgatgacgccatggcttgTGATGATGCAATGGCATTTGGTGACGtaattgctggtggtgacgccatggctggtggtgacgtcattgctggtggtgatgccatggctggtagtGACGCCATTGCTGGCGATAACGCCTTGGCGGATGATGATACAATGGCTGAAAGAGACGCCATGGCTGGTAGTGACGCCATTCCGGGTGATGACGCAATGGCTAGTGGTGATGCCATAGGTGGTGATGACgtcattgctggtggtgacgtcactGCTGTTGATGATGCCATGGCTAGTGGTGACgcaatggctggtgatgacgctaTGTCTGATAGTGACgcgatggctggtggtgacgtcattgttgggggtgatgccatggctggtggtgacgccatggctggtgttgatgccatggctggtggtgatgccatggctggtggtgacgctatGACAGGTGGTGATgctatggctggtgatgacgccatggctggtggtgacgccatatcTGGTGGTGATGCAatagctggtggtgacgccatggcttgtGATGACGCCATGGCAGGTAGTGACACTATGGCTGTTGGTGACGCCATTGctagtggtgatgccatggctggtggtgacgccatggctggtggtgatgccatggctggtggaacGCCATTGCCGGTGATGCATTGGCTGGTGGTAACGcaattgctggtggtgacgccattgctCTTGATGaccccatggctggtggtgacgccatag
- the LOC138353415 gene encoding circumsporozoite protein-like, whose amino-acid sequence MAAGDAMAGGNAIAGGDAIAGDGGMAGGDVMAGNYIMAGDDVIAGGDAMADGDAMAGDEANARGDAIASGDTMAGDYIMACGDASAGDDAMASGDAMAGGDSMAGGDAMAGDDVMAGGDAIAGGGAIAGGDSMTGSDAIAFDDAMAGDDGMADSDAKAGGDAMAGDDAVAGGDAMADGDALAGGDAMAGGDTMAGDDARLVVTLWLVVMPWLVLRHG is encoded by the coding sequence atggctgctggtgatgccatggctggtggtaacgccattgctggtggtgacgcaatTGCTGGTGATGGCggaatggctggtggtgacgtcatGGCTGGTAACTACATCATGGCTGGCGATGACGTAATTGCTggaggtgacgccatggctgatggtgacgccatggctggtgatgaggcAAATGCCAGAGGTGACGCCATTGCTAgtggtgacaccatggctggtgattaCATCATGGCTTGTGGTGACGCCAGTGCTGGTGATGACGCTATGGccagtggtgatgccatggctggtggtgactccatggcaggtggtgatgccatggctggtgatgatgtaatggctggtggtgatgccattgcTGGTGGGGGCGCTATTGCTGGTGGTGATTCCATGACTGGTAGTGACGCAATTGCTTTTGATGACGCTATGGCTGGTGATGATGGAATGGCTGATAGTGACGCcaaggctggtggtgacgccatggctggtgatgacgctgtggccggtggtgatgccatggctgatgGTGACGccttggctggtggtgatgccatggctggtggtgacaccatggctggtgatgacgccaggctggtggtgacgctatggctggtggtgatgccatggctagtGTTACGCCATGGCTAG
- the LOC138353416 gene encoding serine-aspartate repeat-containing protein I-like — translation MASGDAMACDDAKAVGDAIVGGDAMASGDAMAGDNAIAGGDAMAGDDAMAGGDAIAGRDAIAGVDAMTGSDAIAGVDAMADSDAMAGGDAIAGDDAMAGDYAMASGVAMAGGVPMAGYDAMAGDDAPAGGVAMGGDDAMAGDDAMAGGDAMAGSDDIAGDNAMACGDAMAGDDAISGGDLMASSDAMYGGDAMAGDYAMAGGATMAGGVAMVGYDSMSGDDAMAGGVTMASDDSMAGGDAIASSDANAGGDAMAGGDAMTGDDAMAGGDAMAGDDAMAGGEAMAGSDAIAGGDAFSGGDAMADDDAMAGGDSMAGDYIMAGDDAIAGGDAISGGDAITGGDAMTGDYIIAGGDVMACSDAIAGGDAIAGGNAMPGD, via the coding sequence atggctagtGGCGATGCAATGGCTTGTGATGATGCAAAGGCTGTTGGTGACGccattgttggtggtgatgccatggctagtggtgacgccatggctggtgataacgccattgctggtggtgacgccatggcgggtgatgatgcaatggctggtggtgatgccattgcTGGTAGGGACGCTATTGCTGGAGTTGACGCAATGACTGGTagtgacgccattgctggtgttgatgcaaTGGCTGatagtgacgccatggctggtggggacgccattgctggtgatgacgccatggctggtgattacGCTATGGCTAGTGGtgtcgccatggctggtggtgtccCCATGGCGGgatatgacgccatggctggtgatgacgcacCGGCTGGTGGTGTCGCCATGGggggtgatgacgccatggctggtgatgatgccatggctggtggtgacgccatggctggtagtGACGACATTGCTGGCGATAATGCCATGGcttgtggtgacgccatggctggtgatgacgccatttCTGGTGGTGACCTTATGGCTAGTAGTGATGCCATgtatggtggtgacgccatggctggtgattacGCTATGGCTGGTGGTgccaccatggctggtggtgtcgCCATGGTGGGATATGATTCCATGTCTGGTGATgacgcaatggctggtggtgtcaccatGGCGAGTGATGActcaatggctggtggtgacgccattgctAGTAGTGACGCCAATGCTggaggtgatgccatggctggtggtgatgcaatgactgGGGATGACgctatggctggtggtgatgccatggctggtgatgacgccatggctggtggtgaggccatggctggtagtgacgcaattgctggtggtgacgccttttctggtggtgacgccatggctgatgatgatgccatggctggtggtgactccATGGCTGGTGATTAcatcatggctggtgatgacgccattgcTGGAGGTGACGCCAtttctggtggtgacgccattactggtggtgacgccatgactGGTGATTACATCATAGCTGGTGGTGACGTCATGGCTTGTAGTGACGcaattgctggtggtgacgccattgctggtggtaATGCCATGCCTGGTGATTAG
- the LOC138353417 gene encoding mRNA decay activator protein ZFP36L3-like yields the protein MAGYDAMAGGDAMAGDDAIAGGDAMANGDGMAGGDAMAGGDAIAGGDAMPVDAVIASGDAISSGEAMACDYIMAGGDAIAGGDVMSGGDAMAGGKPMACDDAMAGGDAMAGGDAMAGGDAMAGEDAIAGGDPMASGDAMAGGDAMAGDYAMAGGATMAGGVACYGLESSVGAWSSDDNTICESAPGTHSKWTTPSSGDRISGQQVLVTCPSQFMT from the coding sequence atggctggttatgatgccatggctggtggtgacgccatggctggtgatgacgcaattgctggtggtgacgcaatgGCTAATGGTGATGGCATGgcaggtggtgacgccatggctggtggtgacgccattgctggtggtgatgccatgcctgTTGATGCCGTAATTGCTAGTGGTGACGCCATTTCTAGTGGTGAAGCCATGGCTTGTGATTAcataatggctggtggtgacgccattgctggtggtgatgttatgtctggtggtgatgccatggctggtggtaaaCCCATGGCttgtgatgacgccatggctggtggtgacgccatggctggtggtgatgccatggcgggtggtgacgccatggctggtgaagacgccattgctggtggtgacccTATGGctagtggtgatgccatggctggtggtgacgccatggctggtgattacGCTATGGCTGGTGGTgccaccatggctggtggtgtcgCCTGTTACGGActcgagtccagcgtcggagcatggagcagcgacgacaacaccatctgtgagtccgctcccggaacccactccaaatggacgacgccatctagtggtgacagaatAAGCGGGCAACAGGTGCTGGTTACCTGTCCTAGTCAGTtcatgacgtag
- the LOC138353418 gene encoding circumsporozoite protein-like has product MAGDDPMTSGVAIAGDDIMAGGDAMAGSDATACNDAMADSNAKAGGDAIAGDDSIAGGDAMAGSDAIAGGNAISGGDAMADGDAKADGDAIAGDDAIAGGDDIAGSYTIAGCDTIAGGDAITCDFIMAGSDAIASGDAIAGGDSMAGGDSMAGGDAMAGGDVMAGFDAIAGGGAIAGGDSMTGSDAIAFDDAMAGDDGMADSDAKAGGDAMAGDDAVAGGDAMADGDALAVGDAMAGGDTMAGDDARLVVTLWLVVMPWLVLRHG; this is encoded by the coding sequence ATGGCTGGCGATGACCCAATGACTAGTGGTGTCGCCATAGCTGGTGATGAcataatggctggtggtgatgccatggctggtagtGACGCCACTGCTTGCAATGATGCAATGGCTGATAGTAACGCaaaggctggtggtgacgccattgctggtgatgactccattgctggtggtgacgccatggctggtagtgacgccattgctggtggtaacgccatttctggtggtgatgccatggctgatgGTGATGCGAAGGCAGAtggtgacgccattgctggtgatgacgccattgctggtggtgacgataTTGCTGGTAGTTACACCATTGCTGGTTGTGACACCATTGCTGGTGGAGACGCCATTACTTGTGATTTCATCATGGCTGGTAGTGACGCCATTGCTAGTGGTGACGCTATTGCTGGTGGTgattccatggctggtggtgactccatggcaggtggtgatgccatggctggtggtgatgtaaTGGCTGGTTTTGATGCCATTGCTGGTGGGGGCGCTATTGCTGGTGGTGATTCCATGACTGGTAGTGACGCAATTGCTTTTGATGACGCTATGGCTGGTGATGATGGAATGGCTGATAGTGACGCcaaggctggtggtgacgccatggctggtgatgacgctgtggccggtggtgatgccatggctgatgGTGACGCCTTGGCtgttggtgatgccatggctggtggtgacaccatggctggtgatgacgccaggctggtggtgacgctatggctggtggtgatgccatggctagtGTTACGCCATGGCTAG